The Chitinophaga pinensis DSM 2588 region TAACCCCAGGCTGCATCATAACATTATTCATTGCCCCAAATCACCTTTCTAAATGGAAAAGCCACTACGAATTGTCATCTATCTTGTACTTGCATTAACCGTTATTAACGCACTCATTACTTTCTTTGAGAAAAGCCAGTTAAAACAAATTCAGAACAACATCGAAGCCTCTCAAAGAAATATTGACACAGCGCTGAACTATATCAATGCCTCCCGGGCCAGACTGGATTCCCTGCAGGGAGACGTAGATAAGTTCAAATATTACATCAAGAACATACAGGCAAACGTCTCTATTTTGAACACCAAAAAAGAGATCGAGGAAGCAAAATCTAATGCCAAACTGAAAGAGACCGTTGATGAACTGAATGCAAAAGTCAAAACATTCAAAGAAGAACTGAAAGCTACAGACAGTCTTCCTCCCATTGATGTAAAACCCCTGTAAACTGATAACCAACATATGAAACCATTATCTATCCACCACAAGCTGCTGCTTGTGCTGTTCCTCTGCCTTGCCGTGCAGCGGGGATACAGCCAGGACATGCTCAAGACGTTCAAAGACAGTTCCGGCACAAGCGTATATAGTATTTACAGAGGCGATACCCTCCTGATACATTGCGATACCGCCTTTATTGTCAATAAGAACACCTTCAGTATCTACAAAAAATACTACGATAAAACACGCCAGGGCAGCTCCTCTTTTAAAGGCATCATGGACAGCTACGAAAGCATGATACGACAACAGGATACCATGCTCCGGACAAAAGAGTTTTATTACCAGCAGATGAAACACCAGATGGATTCGCTGACCAATAACTCGCTCGCCTTTATGGACAAAACGAGTATAAGTCTGCAAGGCATCTCCTCCTCTCTTGACAAAGCCACCTCCAGTCTTGTTGAAACACAAAAGCTGCTGGAAGAATCCCGGAAAATGCTGGAAGAGGAACGTAGAAAACGGAACGCAAGGGCCTTAAAATTCGGTATAGGCGGCGTAGCTATCGGAGCATTGATCACTGCACTGATCATGGCAAATTAGACCTTATTACCCCTTTTTATAAACACTACATAGCATCTGTATGCTGTTTCGCTGAGAACAGTATATGGATGCTATATACATTTAAAGGAATAATTTCTTAATCAGGAACAAGATTTTAATGTACAATCAGGTCGAACTTTATATTTCCAAAACGATAAGACAATGAATTCCAGCTCAGTTAATTTCTCACAGCTATTTCTACGGATCGTCTTCGCCGTATCACTTTTCTCTGCCGTAGCTGACAGATTCGGTCTCTGGGGGCCTCCGGGCTCTCCGAATACATCCTGGGGAGACTGGGACCACTTCCTCGCCTACTCCAATACACTGAATGCCTACGCGCCCCCCCTCTTAGGCAGCATACTGGCCATAACAGCCACCGCTGCAGAAATCATCTTGGGCCTGATGCTCCTGGTCGGCTATAAAACCAGGATCGCAGCATGGGGCGCCTTCCTGTTGATGATCGCCTTCGCCCTGACCATGACCTTTAGCGTTGGTCCGAAAGCGCCATTGAATTATGCCGTATGGACCTGTGCAGGCGCCGCCGCCTTACTGGGCTCCGTCACCCGCTATAAATGGAGCATCGATAACCTGAAATAAGCCTTTTCATTTTGCGATTATAACCGCCTGTCAGGATGCCTACCGGTATTATGACAGGCTTTTTTATGTTGACATTTACCCCAAAACAGCAATCATTTATTGTAAATCGATAAATTTATTTTGATTTGTAATAAACTTACATTTACCTTTGAGGCATAAACCCAAATATGTATGAAGCCTAAATCCATCATCAAGATCCTGAACATACTGATTACCTCTACCTATTATCTTACCTTACTAATAGCGATCCTGCTAACCTCCCTATGGATATTCTTTTTCGTTACAGGTAACTCCGCTGCCAATGGTATACCTGGTGGACTGACCCATGAAGTAATATCTTTTGCCAAAACCGACCAGCCGGCTATTCGGCATTTTACGGCAGACAGCACCATTGCCTATGCGGCGGTCCAGAACAAATACATACTGAACGTCAAGCCGTTTTCAGGTCTTGGCAGTTACTCCCACTTATACAGCGCCATCAAATTTGTCATATGGCTGCTGATCCTCAGAACCTTTATGAATATCTTCAATGCCCTGGATCCTGAACGTCCGTTTACTTCTAAAATTGTAGTATTACTGAAGCAGCTTTCCATCCTTTTTGTGGCTGCTGACGTATTCAAAATATTGCATTATGCCATTTTCAGCAGGTTTATGCATAATCTTGCATCCTCGCTTCAGTTTTCACTGAACATAGAAATAGGTTCAGGCATCATCACCGGACTTATTATCTGGATCATCGCAGTGGTCTATCAACGTGGCCTGGAAATGCAGACTGAAAGCGAATTAACCGTATAAATATGCCCATCATCATAAATCTTGACGTCATGCTGGCCAAAAGGAAAATGTCCCTAACTGAACTGAGTGAGAAAGTAGATATC contains the following coding sequences:
- a CDS encoding DoxX family protein yields the protein MNSSSVNFSQLFLRIVFAVSLFSAVADRFGLWGPPGSPNTSWGDWDHFLAYSNTLNAYAPPLLGSILAITATAAEIILGLMLLVGYKTRIAAWGAFLLMIAFALTMTFSVGPKAPLNYAVWTCAGAAALLGSVTRYKWSIDNLK
- a CDS encoding DUF2975 domain-containing protein, translating into MKPKSIIKILNILITSTYYLTLLIAILLTSLWIFFFVTGNSAANGIPGGLTHEVISFAKTDQPAIRHFTADSTIAYAAVQNKYILNVKPFSGLGSYSHLYSAIKFVIWLLILRTFMNIFNALDPERPFTSKIVVLLKQLSILFVAADVFKILHYAIFSRFMHNLASSLQFSLNIEIGSGIITGLIIWIIAVVYQRGLEMQTESELTV